The following nucleotide sequence is from Peribacillus sp. ACCC06369.
CCAATTAAACTATGAAGGTTCCCTATGATATGTCGATACTATTAAATTTATCTCCACTTGCATTCCATATTTCGATGATAGCTGAAATAATCACCAGCTATAATAGCTATAGATCGGTCATTTAAATATGTCAGGAGATAAAAAAATGAATGTTTTCAAATTTACACTGTTGATACTTTTAACGACATTTTTAATGGGTTCTTCTTTTGCGGTAGTTAAAATTGGTCTACCTTATTCATCGCCATTATTATTAGCAGCATTACGCTTCACACTTGCTGGATTCATAATGGCGATGATCGTATTCTTTTTAAGAAGACCGCATCCAAACTCTAAAGGGGATTGGATAAAAATGCTTATTATCGGCACTTTTCAAACAGCCGGAGTAATGGGGTGCATTTTCCTGAGTTTACGCACTATTACAGCAAGTGAATCCTCAATTCTTACTTTCACGAACCCGTTACTCGTTGTTGTATTCGGTACAATTTTTTCACAAACACGCTATAAACTATATCAATGGATTGGAGTATTATTAGGATTAGTGGGAGTAATTATTACGATGGGAGCGCAACTTGAATTTAAGATTGGCATTCTTTTCGGCATTCTTTCTGCTATTTTCTGGGCCATTTCCACTTTATTGGCGAAAAAATGGGGAGCGATTTTCGATACATGGGTTTTATCTGCCTATCAGATGCTTTTTGGTGGTTTACTGCTTTTACTTGGCAGCTTTACTCTTGAAAAACCATTTTTCATAATTAGTGGAAATTCGTTATTCATTTTATTATGGTTAAGTATCATGTCATCGATTGTGCAATTTGCAGTTTGGTATTACCTTTTACAAAAGAGTGATCCAGGAAAAACGAGTGCCTTTTTATTTTTGGCACCTTTCTTCGGTGTATTATCAGGATGGGCACTATTAGGTGAAAAGATATACACTTCACTCCTAATTGGCGGACTGTTTATTATCATAGGCATCTATCTTGTAAATGGCCAGTTCCAAAAGGAAAATAAATTAGTTAAAAGGGCTTTAGAGTAATCGTAGGATTGTTCTAAGCTGCAAAGGACAGAAATCCCCTCATGGTGAAAAAGAAAGAGCCCCTTTTCTATCCACTAATGAGGGATTATCAAATTATACCTCTATACAAAAAACTTCTTTAAATCCTTCTTTCCCTTCAGGTGTTACTTTTACTGCGCGAATAGATGGAACACGGACTATCCAGCCTAAATCAAAAAAATGTGTAAGGAGTCCATTTCCTAAGGCTCCACCAAGATGATGATGACGTTCACTCCAGTCTAAACATGAATGGGAAAATGAACGGCGTTTTCTTCTTAAATCAAGTAAATCGATGCCGAATTCAGAAAAAAAATAGTCTCCTTTGGGTGTAACTGCAAATTCTCTCTCTTCTTTTTTCAAATATCCGGCTTTCAACATCGATTCAGTTAGATCGACTCCTAGTTTTCCGGCCAAATGATCATAGCAAGTTCTGGCTTCCTGAAGCATTTTAACTTGTCTTGATTGTTTTAACGACCGAACTTCAGGTGGTGGGGAAATGGCAAGAAATGATTCTAAAATGCGCGCAATTTCTCCATTTGCTAGCTGATAGTAACGATGTCGTCCGTGTTTTTCAACATTAACAAGGTTACCTTCCACTAATTTTGAGAGGTGAAAGCTGGCGGTTTGCGGTGTTATTACAGCCATCAATGCTAATTCACCTGCCGTATGAAAACGTCCGTCCAGTAAACTTGTAAGTATTGTTGCACGTGACGTTTCCCCAAGGAGGGAGGCTACCTCCGCCATATTTGGATTTATACTCAAGATAGTTACCAACCTTTCCGCCCGATATTTAGATATAGGTATAGTTTGTCAGAAGCTTAACACTTAGTAATTAGCCCTATAAATATGTAAGCTTATTTTTCTATTATACAGTACCGCTGCCCTGGTGATATTCTGTATATTCACGATTCCCCTGAAAAAGGATATTGGACCCTGCAATAAAAGTGGATATCGTTTATTGCGTATTTTTTCGGTGTGTATACGCAGAAAGATGATGACAGATAAAAGGGTTCCAAATCGCAGTGCAGGGAGAAATCATAGATTTTAAAAGATTTGACCTTTCCGTGTAGCCTTAAACCCTGGGCACTCCAGTTTGAATTTCACTTCAACGAAAAGCTTGGACGGGTAATTATATAGATGCTATCAGTGCAGCTAACTCCTTAAAGATGTTTCAAATGAATTTCTGTAAAATCACCATCTCATTTAGGCACTACCGCTTTAACGTTCAGGTTGTGATTAAGTAATTTCTTTGAAAATGTTCAGATGTCCTTGAATGGATTGCTTTCCAATCCATTACCCTAATCAAATCATAATCCGGATGGGTTTTAGAATAGCCATTCAATGCGTTCCGCATTTTTACTTCAGCACCCAACAGGTCCACTTTATCAGAGTAGGACTTCTTTTAATTTTCAGAAACATAAAAAGGGCTGTTAGTGAATCTATTAAGTCCTGTACATATTTATAGAAAGCTTTATAAGATATTAAAAAGGAGGTACAAGCAATGAAATAAGAAATAATTAACGCGGAAAATAACCGTTTCCGCTTATTAACAGGTACATTACCTGATAAAGAAACGGCCGAAATAATGGCTGAAGCTCTGAAAGTTCTTTAAGGATGGATATGGTCATTTTAGAATCTACAGGGCATTACCATTCTCCCGTTATTCAATATCTGGAGGAACAAGGGATTCTATAACTTACTAAATCCGATTATTTCTTATCAGGCAAAGAAGTCCAGTTTACGAAAGGTAAAAACAGACGCAATCGATGCGTACCAGTTGTGTGTACTGTATTACAAAGGTGAACCTCATAAAATTAGAGGAATTCAGCTTTTAGTCCTTCATAATTTGTTAAGACAACAGGAAATCATAACGAATATGCATGTGGAAGCTAAACAGAAGAAAGACTGTCTATCCTTTGGATAAGCTTTTTTTAATGAAGTATATTCTTTGTAAACTAGGCATACATTCTTACATGTTCACTAACAGTAAACGTTCCTTAATAGTCTTGTGAATAGATTAGATTGAATAGATACCGGTGAATAGTCCCTTTTTCGAATTTAGTAGTCAAATAGGAGGGAAAGAAGAGTATGAAAATATCAGACGTAGGATTTAAAGGTCAAGTTTTTGGATTTATAAAGTTCACACCTTTTGTTGAAAGTTTCTTGTCTGGAGATTTATATATGAACAATTTCAAAAAGTATATTGATATGGAAAGTGCTTCGGGAGAAAAAGGTGTAGGAGACAAATTTGAAGCTTCACATGTTTTTACGGAATTAACAATGAATTTCTTTACTCAAGATACCGATGAATTAATAATGTCGGGGCGAACTAAAAAGATGAATTTTAGAAAAAATATAAATGAAAAAAGACCATTATATTGTATGTTTGCAATTGTCGGCGATATGTTAAAAGTGGTTATGGAGGATGAAAAGTATTACTATACCAAATTTGATTTACCTAAAGAACAAATCGATAAAATGATCAGCGAGTTCGGAGATAGATTAATTTTTGTTACCCCATCGCAATTTATTGACAGACTTACTAAAACACTCAATGAAAAAGGGTATGCTTACAGAGGTGGGTTGGTAAAATATGATGATTATAACATCAATTCCACAGCTAGGATGAGATCTTATAAAAATCAAGGGACAGATATTTATTTTTGGAAAGATAAATACTTTGAAAATCAATATGAATATCGCATAGTTCTCACAGATCAAGAAGTTGATGATGCTTTAATTGTGAACGTAGGTGATATTTCAGACATTAGTACTATATTTAATGCCAATGAATTTTTCAGTGATAAATTTGAAATAAGATTACGAAAGAAAGGAAATCTAAGCATCCATTAAATTGGGTGCTTTTATTCGTAGGAGGGAAAAAGATGTTGAACTTTTTAAAGAATGGAATAGAAGAGTTAAAATAACCGCAAAGTCTAGGATTATTGCATCCACATGGTTAAGGCAAAAAACATGAATTATAATAACTCATTTAAATTCACTAGTATTGTTATCGGTAATTTAAAACGAAAAAAAAGAAAAACTTACCTAATGGGTAAGTTTTTTGGATATAAAGTTATTTTTTATTCCTATACACATGCCTTTTTAATCTGAAAGTATCCGTATATCTAGTTTTAGAATATTAATTGTAAGTCCTCGCACACGAACCTTACGATGCATATGCTTAAAAAGAATAGGTTCATCAAAAGGTGAACTCTGCATAAAGTCAAAAACGATCGAGGTTACTTTTTTTCGTTACTTTGAGAGATAAACGCGCGCTTCATAAGGTTTTAATGTATTAGAAGAAATTTCATCACTGTTTTGATCCGCGTAGTTATTGATTAGCAGTTGTCTAGCTTCACAACTAATGTGTTCTGGTAATTCAAAGTAGGCTGCTTCCCCTGTAAAGTTGCAAATAACAAGTAATGTTTCGTTATCTAAAGTACGTATATACGCATAAATTTGCTCATTTTCTTTTAAAATAAGATCATATGCACCGTACACAATTACGTCATATTTTTTTCTTAACTTAATTAGTTTTTGATAGTAGTAAAAGATAGAATTCGAGTCTTCTAATGATTGTTTCACATTAATTTCTCTATAGTTTGGGTTTACTTTTAACCAAGGAGTACTTGTTGTAAAACCAGCATTTTTACTATCGTCCCATTGCATAGGAGTTCTAGCGTTATCACGGCCTTTAATATAAATGGATTCCATTACTTTAGCTTTATCCTCTTGACCCTCTATAACTTTTTCACGGTACATATTCAGAATCTCAATATCCTTATAATCATCAAGACCAAATTTAACATTTGTCATACCTATTTCCTCACCTTGATAAATATAAGGCGTTCCCTGCATCATATGAAGGAATGTTCCAAGCATTTTTGCGGATTCTACTCGGTAAGATGTATCATTGCCAAAGCGAGAGACCATTCTTGGTTGATCATGGTTGTTTAAATAAAGGCTATTCCATCCTTTTCCTTCCAATCCTTTCTGCCATTTTGTCATGCATTCTTTAAGATCGTCCAGCTTTAAAGGCTTTACATCCCATTTTCCGCCTGGTCCTGAGTCTAAATCCATATGTTCGAATGTGAAAATCATATTTAGTTCAGTACCTTCACTATTCGCATACTTAGTGGCATCTTCAACGGATGCCCCAGGACATTCGCCGACTGTCATCATGTCATATTTCGAAAGTACCTCACGATTCATCTCTTGTAGATACTCATGCACACGAGGACCATTCATAAAGAAATCGCCACCCCAGTCGTATCGCTTTCCGCCTGGAGTGCTGGGCAATCCTTCCGCTTTGGAAATGAGGTTAATCACATCCATTCGAAAACCATCAATGCCCTTATCAAGCCACCATATCATCATGTCATGAATTTCTTTTCTTACTGTAGGGTTTGCCCAATTTAAATCAGGCTGTTTTTTGCTAAACAGATGAAGATAGTATTCATCTGTTTCTTTATCATATTGCCAAGCTGGACCACTAAAAACTGATGTCCAATTGTTTGGCTCTTTTCCATCTTTGCCGGGGCGCCAAATATAGTAGTCTCTGTACGGATCATCTTTTGATGATCGGGATTCAATGAACCATTTATGTTCATCTGATGAGTGATTAACAACTAGATCCATCATTAATTTCATATTGCGTGAATGTAATCCTTCCAAAAGTTCATCCCAGTCATTCAGGGTACCAAACTCATCCATAATGTCTTGATAGTCACTAATATCATAGCCATTATCATCGTTTGGAGATTTGAAAACAGGTGATAGCCAAACGACATTAACTCCTAATTCATTTAAATAATCAAGTTTTGAAATAATTCCACGTAAATCTCCAATTCCGTCCCCATTACTATCCATGAAACTCCGAGGATAAATTTGATAAACAACACTTTCTTTCCACCATTTTTTCTCCAATTTCATCTTCCTTTCACTTCTAATTTGTTTCTTAATCAGTCTCATATTCCCCTTATTTAACAGCACCTTTTGTCACACCACTAATAATCCATTTTTGAGCTATGATATAAACAAGGACCATAGGGGAGAGTGCCATTAAATAGGAGGCAAATGCTAAGTTATAATTTGTTGTAAACTGTGACTGGAATACATATTGAACAAGCGGCAATGTCATCGAATCACGATCACTTAAAATTACAAGTGGTAACATAAAATCATTCCATGCCCACAAACATGTTAAAATTCCGACTGTTGCGTTTATTGGGCTTAATAATGGAAAAATAACTTTCCAAAATACTGTCCAAATACTTGCTCCATCTACATAAGCTGCTTCTTCTAATGACTTGGGAATCGAACGTATATAGCCCACATAAATAAAAATATTAAAAGCCAAACCGTATACAATATACAGAAAGATAAGTCCTGTCATATTATTTAATCCGAATAGGCTAGTTTGCTTTACAACAGGCAACATAATGATCGGAAAAGGTACAAACATCGCACTAACAAAATAGTAATAAAGCAACTTAAAGAATCGTCTATGCATATTCCGTGCAATGGCATAAGCCACCATCGAATTTGTCAGTAATGTAAGAGCAACTGTAAAAACTGTAACGATAAAGCTATTTTTAATAGATTGAAAAAAATTCGTCAGGCGAATGGCTTCAGCGAAGTTTTCCCATCTTAATGTATGAGGCAGAGACAAAAGGGATTTACTCATTTCATCTGGTGACTTGAATGCTGTCACGACTGTTAGGTAGAGGGGAAATAAGATAACCAGTGAGCAAAAAATTAGCAGTATGGTTATAGGCCAATTTACTTTTTTACTTTCCATTACATATCCACCTCACGTTTTTGAAGGAATTTAATTTGCAGGATTGATATAACCACAATTAAAATAAAGTAGATCACAGAATTTGCTGCCTGATAAGCGAACTCCCCCCCTGAGAAGCCCCCTTTATATATCAATACCGAAATGGCTTCCGTGGATTGACCTGGACCTCCATTTGTCATTGCAATAATATGGTCAAATACCATCAAAAAGTTTTTCATCGCAAGCACCATATTTATGGTGAAGAAAGATGCAATAAGTGGAAATGTAATGTGTTTAAAACTTTTCCATTTTCCCGCACCATCTAAACTAGCAGCTTCATACAATTCAGTTGGAATCGTTTGTAATCCTGCTAAATAGAGAATGGTATTAAATGCAACGGCTTGCCATACAGCCACAATCACAATTCCAACCCATGCTAAATCTGGGTTACCAAGAATATTTTGTGTTAAAGATGTGATGCCCAACTTTTCAGCAATTTGAGGGATAAAAAATGCAAATAAATAATTAAAGATAAACCCAACGATTAATACGCTTAGAATATTCGGCACGAAAAACACAGCTCTAAGTGTATTTTGAAATTTAATCTTTGCATTAAGTCCTATGGCAATTGCCAAACTAATGATATTTACGAGTAAAGTGGAAACAATGGCAAATTTAAATGTAAAGCCATAGGAAGCCAAAATACGTTGGTCTTGGAATAAATTCACATAGTTTTTTAAGCCAACAAAATTAAAATCCCCATACCCTTTATAATTTGTAAAACTATAAATCATTCCTTGAAAAACTGGAACTGTATGAAATACAAAAAATATTAAAAATGCTGGAAGCACCATCCAGTAATAGGCTTTGGATTGTTTAACCACTCGTTTTTCCCCCTTGTTATTCTCTCGCTTTGACTTTATTCCACTCATCATCCAGTTTTGAAAGGAACGGTTTGACTTCTCCTTTAATTAGAAAATCCTGTACTAAATTGGCTGCTTGCATACTAGCAGGGAAATAGTGTTCCGGAAAACTAGTGATTTTTTGTTGTACAAAATAAGGGTTTAACTCTTTTAAAGCTTCATCATTTTGTAAAACATTTTTAACTGCAGAAAAACTGTTTTGTTCTTTAATGTAATACTGTGAATTTTCCTTTTCTAATAAAAAATGAATAAACATTAACGCTTCTTTTTTATGTGGTGTATCTTTTGACATCGTTAATACAGTATCTACACCTGATACGAGTTTGTTTTGAGATGAATCATTGGATGCAGGTAAGGGAAAGGAACCGAGTTTTATATTTGGGTTAATTGCTTTAATTGATGAGATTGCCCAGCTTCCTTGGATATACATAACTGATTCACCATTTGCAAACGCCCGATTGCCTGCATTATAGTCACGGCCAAAATTATCCTTATGACCATAATCGAGCAATGTAAGCATTTTTACTAAAGTTTCCTTGTAATGCTCTGTAAAAGTTGTTTTATTGGAATTGCGATCCTGGATAAAGTTGTCACCTTGCAAGTTTCCTGCTAATGCATTAAATGAGACCATTGCAGTCCAAGCATCTTTATACGTAAAATAAAAAGGTAATTCTCCTTGTTTTTGAATCCGTTTTGAAACGTTAATTAGCTCATCCCATGTTTTGGGAACTTGTAACCCTAACTCTTTAAATTTATCCTTGTTATATAAAAGCATATTTGCATTCGTCGCAAAGGGAATTCCATTATCCTCATTATTCGTTCTACCTAATAAATTAAGCATATTAACATAGTCTGGTATAACTTTATTGATGGCTGAATCCCTTGAAAAATCATGAAATAATCCTTCTTCTGCAATATCGCCATACGTAGCATTGCCTCCGATCGCTAAAAGGTCTGGTACATCTTCTTTCACCAATCTCGTCCGTAATACCGTCTCGGAATCAGGAACGTTATTCTGTTCAATATCAATATTGGGGTGCAATTTTTCAAACCTTTCAATTAAATGATCAAATGTCGCAACAGCTTCCGGCTTATTTTGAAAAAATTCAATATGGATTTTTTCATCAGCTGTTGTTTGATTAGTACATCCTGTAAGTAAACTGGCTATAAATGCTGTAGTACAGAGGTAACGCCACTTATTCTTCATATACGTATCTCCCGTCTGAAAATTTCGTCTATTTTATGCATAAGTAAACGTTTACTCTAATGGAATCATCAATGATAGTAAACGTTTACGTAAGGCCTTTTATAATTGGAGTGATAATAGTGTAATCACCCCAACTTGTAACATAACCTTTATTCGCTATATGAATGGACTGTATCACGCTCAGCAATATGATGAGGATAAAGCTGGTTTATTTTTAAAGATGGATCCAATAAAAGTTGAATGGAATCTTTACCCATCTTATATAAGGGCTGCGCTACCGTCGTAAGTGGGGGAATGGCCTTCTCAGCTGTAGCTGTATTATCGTATCCTATAATGGATATACTTTCCGGTACTCTAATTCCTTTTTTATATAAAAGTGATAAGGCTCCTACAGCCATTTCATCGCTTGCACAAAATACAGCTCTTACTTTTGGGTAACTTTTCAATAAATCGTCCATCCCCTTAATACCACTCTTGAAAGAAAAATCTCCATACGTGATCATTTCATTGGTCACTGTTATTCCCACGTGATTTAATGCGTCTGTAAAGCCTTTTACACGTGGAGTTGTCGAAATGATATCGCTTTTTGTTCCTGCAATCATTCCAATATGTGAATGCCCTTTTTCTACTAAATAGGTCGTGGCATCGTAAGCAGCTTGATAATCATCTACTTTAATAAAGGGAAGGGGATAGTCTGATTGTGTTGCCACTAATACAACCGGTACATTGTTTGTTTCAATCGCTTTATAGTAATCTAGCGTGATAAATTCACTGACGATAATAATTCCATCCACCCGTTTTTCATACAATGCCTGCAAGTAGTTGATCGTTCGTTTACCATCATGATTGGTTTTACATATCATTACACTGTAACCAAACTCATGAGCTTGTTCCTCAATTCCGGCTAAAACCTCACTTGCAAATAAATCAGAAACATTGGGAACAAGTAC
It contains:
- a CDS encoding DMT family transporter; amino-acid sequence: MNVFKFTLLILLTTFLMGSSFAVVKIGLPYSSPLLLAALRFTLAGFIMAMIVFFLRRPHPNSKGDWIKMLIIGTFQTAGVMGCIFLSLRTITASESSILTFTNPLLVVVFGTIFSQTRYKLYQWIGVLLGLVGVIITMGAQLEFKIGILFGILSAIFWAISTLLAKKWGAIFDTWVLSAYQMLFGGLLLLLGSFTLEKPFFIISGNSLFILLWLSIMSSIVQFAVWYYLLQKSDPGKTSAFLFLAPFFGVLSGWALLGEKIYTSLLIGGLFIIIGIYLVNGQFQKENKLVKRALE
- a CDS encoding helix-turn-helix transcriptional regulator, which gives rise to MSINPNMAEVASLLGETSRATILTSLLDGRFHTAGELALMAVITPQTASFHLSKLVEGNLVNVEKHGRHRYYQLANGEIARILESFLAISPPPEVRSLKQSRQVKMLQEARTCYDHLAGKLGVDLTESMLKAGYLKKEEREFAVTPKGDYFFSEFGIDLLDLRRKRRSFSHSCLDWSERHHHLGGALGNGLLTHFFDLGWIVRVPSIRAVKVTPEGKEGFKEVFCIEV
- a CDS encoding alpha-glucosidase encodes the protein MEKKWWKESVVYQIYPRSFMDSNGDGIGDLRGIISKLDYLNELGVNVVWLSPVFKSPNDDNGYDISDYQDIMDEFGTLNDWDELLEGLHSRNMKLMMDLVVNHSSDEHKWFIESRSSKDDPYRDYYIWRPGKDGKEPNNWTSVFSGPAWQYDKETDEYYLHLFSKKQPDLNWANPTVRKEIHDMMIWWLDKGIDGFRMDVINLISKAEGLPSTPGGKRYDWGGDFFMNGPRVHEYLQEMNREVLSKYDMMTVGECPGASVEDATKYANSEGTELNMIFTFEHMDLDSGPGGKWDVKPLKLDDLKECMTKWQKGLEGKGWNSLYLNNHDQPRMVSRFGNDTSYRVESAKMLGTFLHMMQGTPYIYQGEEIGMTNVKFGLDDYKDIEILNMYREKVIEGQEDKAKVMESIYIKGRDNARTPMQWDDSKNAGFTTSTPWLKVNPNYREINVKQSLEDSNSIFYYYQKLIKLRKKYDVIVYGAYDLILKENEQIYAYIRTLDNETLLVICNFTGEAAYFELPEHISCEARQLLINNYADQNSDEISSNTLKPYEARVYLSK
- a CDS encoding carbohydrate ABC transporter permease, giving the protein MESKKVNWPITILLIFCSLVILFPLYLTVVTAFKSPDEMSKSLLSLPHTLRWENFAEAIRLTNFFQSIKNSFIVTVFTVALTLLTNSMVAYAIARNMHRRFFKLLYYYFVSAMFVPFPIIMLPVVKQTSLFGLNNMTGLIFLYIVYGLAFNIFIYVGYIRSIPKSLEEAAYVDGASIWTVFWKVIFPLLSPINATVGILTCLWAWNDFMLPLVILSDRDSMTLPLVQYVFQSQFTTNYNLAFASYLMALSPMVLVYIIAQKWIISGVTKGAVK
- a CDS encoding sugar ABC transporter permease, with amino-acid sequence MVLPAFLIFFVFHTVPVFQGMIYSFTNYKGYGDFNFVGLKNYVNLFQDQRILASYGFTFKFAIVSTLLVNIISLAIAIGLNAKIKFQNTLRAVFFVPNILSVLIVGFIFNYLFAFFIPQIAEKLGITSLTQNILGNPDLAWVGIVIVAVWQAVAFNTILYLAGLQTIPTELYEAASLDGAGKWKSFKHITFPLIASFFTINMVLAMKNFLMVFDHIIAMTNGGPGQSTEAISVLIYKGGFSGGEFAYQAANSVIYFILIVVISILQIKFLQKREVDM
- a CDS encoding extracellular solute-binding protein, with product MKNKWRYLCTTAFIASLLTGCTNQTTADEKIHIEFFQNKPEAVATFDHLIERFEKLHPNIDIEQNNVPDSETVLRTRLVKEDVPDLLAIGGNATYGDIAEEGLFHDFSRDSAINKVIPDYVNMLNLLGRTNNEDNGIPFATNANMLLYNKDKFKELGLQVPKTWDELINVSKRIQKQGELPFYFTYKDAWTAMVSFNALAGNLQGDNFIQDRNSNKTTFTEHYKETLVKMLTLLDYGHKDNFGRDYNAGNRAFANGESVMYIQGSWAISSIKAINPNIKLGSFPLPASNDSSQNKLVSGVDTVLTMSKDTPHKKEALMFIHFLLEKENSQYYIKEQNSFSAVKNVLQNDEALKELNPYFVQQKITSFPEHYFPASMQAANLVQDFLIKGEVKPFLSKLDDEWNKVKARE
- a CDS encoding LacI family DNA-binding transcriptional regulator, which codes for MSITIKDVAKQANVSVATVSRILNNLPGYSDETQQRVKKVIKELGYQPNAVARGLINRKTKTIGVLVPNVSDLFASEVLAGIEEQAHEFGYSVMICKTNHDGKRTINYLQALYEKRVDGIIIVSEFITLDYYKAIETNNVPVVLVATQSDYPLPFIKVDDYQAAYDATTYLVEKGHSHIGMIAGTKSDIISTTPRVKGFTDALNHVGITVTNEMITYGDFSFKSGIKGMDDLLKSYPKVRAVFCASDEMAVGALSLLYKKGIRVPESISIIGYDNTATAEKAIPPLTTVAQPLYKMGKDSIQLLLDPSLKINQLYPHHIAERDTVHSYSE